Proteins encoded by one window of Acidimicrobiia bacterium:
- a CDS encoding alpha-ketoacid dehydrogenase subunit beta produces the protein MAQLSYRDAVSLGIAQEMRRDPNLVMLGEDIAGAGGVFKTTVGLLDEFGPKRIRDTPISEQAILGAAMGAAMTGIPVIAEIMFSDFLAVCFDIVANEMAKSRYMTGGQVTVPVVIRTANGAGSRFGAQHSQSVENWCMMIPGLKVVAPSNPADVIGLMAAAVRDPDPVVFFEHKSLFATKGEVPSGEIVDELGKATTVRTGSDCTIAALALMVPRALQAADRLAEDGISAEVIDLRSLVPLDTRAILGSVVKTGHLFTVEENPRLCGWGAEVASIVAEEAFWDLDGPVVRITTPHIPLPSAEALEDLALPSVERIYETVRTTMD, from the coding sequence GTGGCGCAACTGAGCTATCGGGACGCCGTTTCCCTCGGGATCGCCCAGGAGATGCGACGTGACCCGAACCTCGTCATGCTGGGTGAGGACATCGCCGGTGCGGGTGGGGTATTCAAGACCACGGTCGGGCTGCTCGACGAGTTCGGGCCGAAGCGCATCCGGGACACGCCGATTTCCGAGCAAGCGATACTTGGGGCCGCGATGGGAGCCGCGATGACCGGGATTCCCGTCATCGCCGAGATCATGTTCTCCGACTTCCTGGCGGTATGTTTCGACATCGTCGCCAACGAGATGGCGAAGAGCCGGTACATGACCGGCGGTCAGGTGACCGTCCCGGTGGTCATTCGCACTGCCAACGGGGCCGGGTCCCGTTTTGGCGCACAGCACAGCCAGAGCGTCGAGAACTGGTGCATGATGATCCCCGGTCTGAAGGTGGTAGCCCCGTCCAACCCTGCCGATGTGATCGGCCTCATGGCTGCCGCGGTGCGAGATCCCGATCCCGTTGTGTTCTTCGAGCACAAGTCACTCTTCGCCACCAAGGGAGAGGTTCCGAGCGGCGAGATCGTCGACGAGCTCGGCAAGGCAACCACCGTCCGCACCGGCTCCGACTGCACGATTGCCGCCCTGGCTTTGATGGTCCCCCGAGCGCTCCAGGCAGCCGACCGACTGGCCGAAGACGGCATTTCTGCCGAGGTGATCGACCTGCGGTCGCTCGTGCCGCTCGACACCCGGGCGATTCTCGGCTCCGTGGTCAAAACGGGACACCTCTTCACGGTCGAAGAGAACCCTCGCTTGTGTGGGTGGGGTGCCGAAGTTGCCTCAATCGTGGCGGAAGAGGCTTTCTGGGATCTCGATGGTCCGGTGGTTCGGATCACGACTCCCCACATCCCGCTGCCGTCGGCTGAGGCACTGGAGGATCTCGCTCTACCATCCGTCGAGCGGATCTACGAGACGGTCCGAACGACGATGGATTGA
- a CDS encoding aldehyde dehydrogenase family protein codes for MPKHPFRDYEEWKLFIGGEFISGNAPSIEVLNPATGEVLGEAPAASKEDVSAAVAAAQEAFRSWRWTPPEQRGEMLYQIAESIHAHRDELIDLETWENGKPRSQAGKDVINAERTFRFYAGTADKFYGQAVLDTPDEVRKLVFEPYGVVAAVIPWNWPPMHIADFCALALATGNTMVMKPAPETPLSALRIAQLTAEILPSGVFNVVTGGVDPGVELVRHPGVDFITFTGSSLTGSKILAVAAERITPTMMELGGKNASLVFSDSNLGKAVTGMRRSAFFNSGQACSGTERILVQEGVYEQFMDEFCAEVEKIVVGEGFDEASEVGPMISRRQQSRIAADIRRAVDDGATIAAQASLPTEERFAEGNWIAPTVLTGMSPDDDIMQEEVFGPVVCVVPFVDEDEAIEIANGVDYGLTSGVWTQDLGRAHRMAARLEAGLVAVNTVNGGQLGLPFGGYKQSGVGRKKDFTEAMRSFSRVKAVHIKLD; via the coding sequence ATGCCCAAGCACCCTTTCAGGGATTACGAGGAATGGAAGCTGTTCATCGGCGGGGAGTTCATCTCCGGGAACGCGCCCTCGATCGAGGTTCTGAACCCGGCAACGGGTGAGGTTCTGGGCGAAGCTCCCGCCGCCAGCAAGGAAGACGTCTCCGCCGCCGTAGCTGCCGCACAAGAGGCGTTCCGTTCCTGGCGCTGGACGCCGCCCGAGCAGCGGGGCGAGATGCTCTATCAGATTGCCGAGAGCATCCATGCGCACCGAGACGAGTTGATCGACCTCGAAACCTGGGAGAACGGCAAGCCCCGATCCCAAGCTGGCAAGGATGTAATCAATGCAGAGCGGACGTTTCGGTTTTACGCCGGGACGGCCGACAAGTTCTACGGTCAGGCAGTCCTCGATACTCCGGATGAGGTCCGCAAGCTCGTTTTCGAGCCCTACGGCGTCGTTGCCGCGGTGATCCCTTGGAACTGGCCACCCATGCACATTGCCGATTTCTGCGCGCTGGCGTTGGCCACCGGCAATACCATGGTCATGAAGCCGGCACCGGAAACGCCCCTCTCAGCGCTGCGAATTGCACAGCTGACAGCTGAGATACTGCCTTCTGGAGTATTCAACGTTGTCACCGGCGGAGTTGATCCCGGTGTTGAGCTGGTTCGTCATCCAGGCGTGGACTTCATAACTTTCACCGGCAGCAGCCTGACCGGCAGCAAGATTCTGGCCGTTGCTGCGGAACGGATAACGCCAACCATGATGGAACTGGGGGGCAAGAATGCATCCCTAGTCTTCTCCGACAGCAACCTTGGCAAGGCCGTCACCGGAATGCGCCGAAGCGCTTTCTTCAATAGTGGACAGGCTTGCTCTGGAACTGAGCGGATTCTCGTCCAAGAAGGTGTGTACGAGCAGTTCATGGACGAGTTCTGCGCAGAAGTGGAAAAGATAGTGGTCGGCGAAGGCTTCGATGAGGCCTCAGAGGTGGGACCGATGATCAGCCGGCGTCAGCAGTCACGTATCGCCGCGGATATCCGCCGGGCCGTCGACGATGGGGCGACAATCGCCGCTCAGGCGTCCCTTCCCACAGAGGAGCGATTCGCCGAAGGCAACTGGATTGCGCCAACGGTATTGACGGGAATGTCGCCGGACGACGACATAATGCAAGAGGAGGTCTTTGGGCCGGTGGTTTGTGTCGTCCCCTTTGTGGACGAGGACGAGGCCATCGAGATCGCCAATGGAGTGGACTATGGCCTGACCAGCGGAGTGTGGACGCAGGACCTGGGTCGCGCCCATCGGATGGCAGCCCGTCTCGAAGCAGGCCTGGTGGCTGTGAATACCGTCAACGGTGGCCAGCTTGGCCTGCCTTTCGGTGGCTACAAACAGAGTGGTGTGGGTCGGAAGAAGGACTTCACGGAAGCAATGCGGAGCTTCAGCCGCGTGAAAGCAGTACACATCAAACTGGACTGA
- a CDS encoding OsmC family protein: MASELISAEELTKPLVRRKKLSARNDGTMMTVIDTGEFGLMVTDEPIAHGGTGEGPSPLQAVLGALCGCESVTFNRTATEMDFAYDGIDFEAEFTIDIRGRLGVRGVTQHFQTIRVQATVYTTETEERLRAVITETEARCPVYNLISDAGVKLEVLWVHQPQRNEPATA, encoded by the coding sequence ATGGCCTCAGAACTGATCTCCGCAGAAGAACTCACGAAGCCGCTGGTGCGCCGCAAGAAGCTCTCTGCCCGCAACGACGGCACGATGATGACCGTCATCGATACGGGAGAGTTCGGGCTCATGGTCACGGACGAGCCCATCGCCCACGGCGGAACGGGGGAAGGGCCGTCTCCCCTGCAGGCGGTCCTCGGCGCGCTGTGCGGATGTGAGTCGGTCACCTTCAATCGCACGGCCACAGAAATGGATTTCGCATACGACGGCATCGACTTCGAAGCGGAGTTCACCATCGATATTCGAGGGCGGCTCGGGGTGCGTGGAGTGACGCAGCACTTCCAGACCATTCGGGTGCAAGCGACCGTGTACACGACCGAGACCGAAGAGCGGCTGAGGGCGGTCATCACCGAAACCGAAGCCCGCTGTCCCGTCTACAACCTCATCTCAGACGCAGGCGTCAAACTCGAGGTGCTCTGGGTACACCAGCCACAGCGGAACGAACCGGCCACAGCCTGA
- a CDS encoding thiamine pyrophosphate-dependent dehydrogenase E1 component subunit alpha, translating into MYELQQSLRQFEKRAYDLFMENLVKGTSHLSLGMEAVATGFGRAMHSDDYTFATYRGHAHTIARGAPLGPVMAELLGRENGILKGKGGSMHLTSVEHGMMGSYAIIGAHLCIANGAAWSAQMRGTDQVAVAFFGDGTTNIGAFHEALNFAVIWDLPVVFVCENNLYMEYTPIDLVSAVPNPAADRAAAYGLDRIIVDGNDADAVYEVATSVFDRARRGAGPSLVEAVTYRHGGHSRADPGKYRPAEEVEAWLERDPIPMYHQRLLELGVSESELSAIQQSVAERVEEATEFAKQGAVPAADQLFVDVWSDGGASWRN; encoded by the coding sequence ATGTACGAACTCCAGCAATCGCTGCGGCAGTTCGAGAAACGCGCCTACGACCTCTTCATGGAGAACCTGGTCAAGGGCACGAGCCACCTTTCGTTGGGGATGGAGGCTGTGGCTACCGGGTTCGGCAGAGCGATGCACTCCGACGACTACACCTTCGCCACCTACCGGGGTCACGCCCATACCATCGCCCGCGGGGCGCCCCTCGGGCCGGTGATGGCGGAGTTGCTCGGTCGGGAGAACGGCATTCTCAAAGGTAAGGGCGGCTCGATGCACCTCACGTCGGTCGAGCATGGAATGATGGGGTCGTATGCGATCATCGGCGCACATCTCTGCATCGCCAACGGCGCCGCCTGGTCGGCGCAGATGCGCGGCACCGACCAGGTTGCCGTCGCCTTCTTCGGGGACGGAACCACCAACATCGGCGCCTTCCACGAGGCGCTCAACTTCGCAGTGATCTGGGACCTCCCGGTCGTGTTTGTTTGTGAGAACAACCTCTACATGGAGTACACGCCGATCGACCTCGTGTCGGCCGTTCCTAACCCCGCCGCGGATCGGGCGGCCGCCTACGGGCTCGACCGCATCATCGTGGATGGCAACGACGCCGACGCGGTGTACGAAGTGGCGACCTCTGTCTTCGATCGAGCCCGGCGCGGAGCCGGACCATCGCTCGTCGAAGCCGTGACCTACCGGCATGGGGGCCACAGCCGGGCAGATCCCGGTAAGTACAGGCCCGCCGAGGAGGTCGAGGCGTGGCTCGAGCGAGATCCGATCCCGATGTACCACCAGAGGCTCCTCGAGCTGGGCGTTTCTGAATCGGAACTCAGTGCCATTCAGCAATCGGTGGCGGAACGCGTTGAGGAGGCGACCGAGTTTGCCAAGCAGGGGGCCGTGCCCGCGGCCGATCAACTGTTCGTAGACGTGTGGTCGGATGGAGGTGCCTCGTGGCGCAACTGA
- a CDS encoding Xaa-Pro peptidase family protein: MGVDWEERVEFGRLRDYRLARIREQLEVFGLGALLLFETSNIRYATATNIGYWAFNKGERWALITRNGRPRVWDFGSAAKAHRLQLPSLYDEKNSIGGNAGLQGAIGPATGLTKRVADEIAAALREEGVVNEPLGVDMAETSVFLALQGAGLDVTDGQQAMAMAREIKSPDEIMLLTQACAMVDGVYQDILEFLKPGVRESDVVALAHARLFEMGSEFVEAINSISGERCSPHPHVFSDRLIRPGDQAYFDIIHVFNGYRTCYYRTFAVGRATQAQRDAFKQSREWMDAALDLVKPGNTTDQIARIWPKAEEFGFVDEMDAFGLQFGHGVGVGLHERPIISRLNSLDDPVEIKEGMVFALETYAPAADGRSAARIEEEVVVTAEGPKVITLFPCEELPVANEY, translated from the coding sequence ATGGGAGTCGACTGGGAGGAGCGAGTCGAATTTGGCCGCCTGCGCGACTACCGACTCGCCCGGATCCGCGAGCAACTCGAGGTCTTCGGCCTAGGGGCGCTGCTCCTCTTTGAGACCTCCAACATCCGGTATGCGACCGCTACGAACATCGGATACTGGGCCTTCAACAAGGGTGAGCGCTGGGCGTTGATAACGCGCAACGGTCGCCCCCGTGTTTGGGACTTCGGGTCGGCGGCCAAGGCTCATCGACTCCAGCTTCCTTCCCTCTACGACGAAAAGAACTCGATCGGCGGAAATGCGGGCCTTCAGGGCGCAATCGGGCCGGCCACCGGACTGACCAAACGCGTGGCTGATGAAATCGCCGCGGCGCTGCGCGAAGAAGGGGTTGTCAATGAACCCCTGGGCGTCGATATGGCCGAGACATCGGTCTTCTTGGCGCTTCAGGGCGCCGGGCTCGACGTAACCGATGGGCAGCAGGCGATGGCGATGGCACGAGAGATCAAGAGCCCCGACGAGATCATGCTTCTAACGCAGGCCTGTGCGATGGTGGATGGTGTCTATCAGGACATCCTCGAGTTCCTCAAGCCGGGAGTCCGCGAGAGCGACGTCGTGGCCCTCGCTCACGCCCGACTGTTTGAAATGGGCTCGGAGTTCGTCGAGGCCATCAACTCGATCTCCGGTGAACGATGCAGTCCCCATCCCCACGTGTTCTCCGATCGCCTGATCCGACCGGGCGACCAGGCGTACTTCGACATCATCCACGTGTTCAACGGCTACCGGACCTGCTACTACAGGACGTTTGCAGTTGGGCGAGCTACACAGGCGCAGCGGGATGCATTCAAACAATCCCGCGAGTGGATGGACGCCGCCCTCGACCTCGTCAAACCCGGCAACACAACCGATCAGATCGCCAGGATCTGGCCGAAGGCTGAGGAGTTCGGGTTCGTTGACGAAATGGACGCCTTCGGGCTTCAGTTCGGCCATGGAGTCGGAGTCGGACTACACGAACGCCCGATCATCTCCAGGCTGAACTCGCTCGACGATCCTGTTGAGATCAAGGAGGGCATGGTGTTCGCCCTCGAGACGTACGCACCGGCCGCAGATGGTCGGTCCGCCGCCAGGATCGAGGAGGAAGTTGTGGTCACCGCAGAAGGTCCGAAGGTGATCACGCTGTTCCCCTGTGAGGAGCTGCCGGTGGCCAATGAGTACTGA
- a CDS encoding NAD(P)-dependent oxidoreductase yields MTTLGWIGTGRMGFALAERLLRAGHDVSVFNRTRSKAEPLADLGAKVVDSPADLADRDIVFVMVAGPADLIEVVNGPSGLLSRTDVTPRVVVDSSTVSAAASAEVQKAVEARGAALLAAPVSGNPHVVRSGKLTSVVSGPRHAYEQAQPYLALYGSKVTYVGEGDSARLVKICHNLLLGIYTQTLAEITVLAERAGVARADFLDFINGSVMGSLFSQYKTPAFVNLDMTPTFTGHLLRKDFELGLEAARQYDVPMPTSALVHQIVVELIARGLGEGDFAALLQMEADAAGMELKSENRPVSDGLEPEHPEIAGG; encoded by the coding sequence ATGACAACGCTTGGATGGATTGGAACTGGAAGAATGGGCTTCGCGCTGGCTGAGCGATTGCTCCGCGCAGGTCACGACGTATCGGTGTTCAATCGAACCCGTTCAAAAGCAGAACCGCTTGCCGACCTCGGTGCCAAGGTCGTTGACTCGCCGGCCGATCTGGCCGACCGCGATATCGTATTTGTGATGGTGGCCGGTCCGGCCGATCTGATTGAAGTCGTGAACGGACCGAGCGGCCTCCTCTCGCGAACAGACGTAACCCCCCGGGTGGTGGTCGATTCATCGACGGTGTCGGCTGCGGCGTCTGCGGAGGTGCAGAAGGCCGTCGAGGCGAGAGGAGCGGCGTTACTGGCCGCTCCGGTCAGCGGCAATCCGCACGTTGTTCGCTCGGGCAAGTTGACGTCTGTGGTTTCGGGCCCACGCCACGCCTACGAACAGGCACAGCCTTATCTCGCCCTGTACGGCTCGAAAGTGACCTATGTCGGAGAAGGCGATTCGGCCCGACTCGTGAAGATCTGTCACAACCTACTGCTCGGCATCTACACCCAGACACTTGCCGAGATCACGGTGCTGGCAGAGAGGGCGGGCGTGGCCCGGGCGGACTTCCTCGACTTCATCAACGGCAGCGTGATGGGGTCGTTGTTCAGCCAGTACAAAACTCCGGCCTTCGTCAATCTCGACATGACACCGACCTTCACCGGTCATCTGCTCCGCAAGGATTTCGAGCTCGGCCTCGAGGCCGCCCGGCAATACGATGTGCCGATGCCTACCTCGGCGCTGGTCCATCAAATCGTCGTTGAGTTGATCGCGCGAGGTCTCGGTGAGGGGGACTTCGCCGCGCTGCTTCAGATGGAGGCGGATGCCGCCGGGATGGAGTTGAAGTCTGAGAACCGGCCGGTTTCAGACGGCCTGGAGCCCGAACATCCCGAGATTGCCGGCGGGTGA
- a CDS encoding sulfite exporter TauE/SafE family protein, protein MSLGAFIKGITGMGLPLIAIPVMAAFLGVEHAVVVIAGPALLTNTWLLWEHRRGAGSLRYLSVLIGTGIIGAVAGTLLLVSVEDRWLSLALAAVILGYAMIFLLRPGFSIPDRVVRVTVGPVGLAAGALQGATGISGPLLATYLHGLRMERSGYVFSITLLFEVLGITQIVTLVSLGSFTASRLGESALALLPVLVAFPLGVRVSRKLSRKAFEYVVLALLVAVGFKLTLGGING, encoded by the coding sequence GTGTCGCTCGGCGCCTTCATCAAGGGGATCACCGGGATGGGGCTTCCGCTCATCGCAATCCCTGTGATGGCTGCCTTCCTGGGAGTCGAGCACGCGGTCGTAGTCATCGCCGGTCCGGCGCTGCTCACCAACACCTGGCTGCTCTGGGAACACCGGCGGGGAGCGGGTTCGCTCCGCTACCTCTCCGTATTGATCGGCACCGGAATCATCGGTGCGGTGGCCGGGACACTCCTGCTGGTCTCAGTCGAGGATCGGTGGTTGTCGCTGGCCCTGGCTGCCGTCATCCTCGGCTACGCGATGATCTTCCTGCTCAGACCGGGATTCTCGATCCCCGATCGCGTGGTGCGCGTCACGGTCGGGCCGGTAGGCCTGGCGGCCGGAGCACTCCAGGGTGCCACCGGCATATCCGGCCCCCTCCTGGCGACGTATCTGCACGGGCTTCGCATGGAACGCTCCGGGTACGTGTTCTCGATCACCCTGTTGTTCGAGGTTCTGGGGATCACCCAGATTGTCACCCTGGTGTCGCTCGGCAGCTTCACGGCGAGTCGGTTGGGGGAGAGCGCGCTGGCTCTTCTGCCCGTCCTGGTTGCGTTTCCTCTCGGCGTCCGAGTCTCGCGTAAGCTGTCCCGCAAGGCGTTCGAATACGTGGTGCTGGCGCTTCTAGTGGCCGTCGGGTTCAAGCTGACCCTCGGAGGTATCAACGGCTGA
- a CDS encoding cupin domain-containing protein, which yields MARVVSFADLPRLHSTRDTRDRIDLVTEETFGTKELQADRITYHPGDTAAAHYHRDCKHFFFILSGHGVLHADDEAIELGPGDVALIYENEIHWFENPGDEEFTFIELWVPAPSETVWIKDDDI from the coding sequence GTGGCACGGGTCGTATCTTTCGCAGACCTGCCCAGACTTCATTCCACCAGGGATACCCGTGACAGAATCGATCTCGTCACCGAAGAGACGTTCGGCACCAAAGAACTCCAGGCCGATCGGATCACATACCATCCGGGTGACACGGCAGCCGCTCACTACCACCGGGACTGCAAGCACTTCTTCTTCATCCTTTCCGGACATGGTGTCCTCCATGCGGATGACGAAGCCATCGAACTGGGTCCGGGCGATGTCGCGCTCATCTACGAGAACGAGATCCACTGGTTCGAGAATCCGGGCGACGAGGAGTTCACCTTCATCGAACTGTGGGTCCCCGCTCCTTCGGAGACCGTCTGGATCAAGGACGACGACATATGA